The genomic DNA AGTTTTTTTGATATGTCTAAGCCTTTTTTGACTTGAGCAGCAGCATAGGCAAAGACATCCGCATGATTCGTTGAAGCTGCCCCATTCACGTAGCGTGGGTGGCTGAACATATTTGCAGTATTCCAAAGTAGTTTGATTCCCGTACGCTCCATCTGTTCCTTGATCAAATCTGTGATTTCATCTAAGTTTGCATAGAATTCTTCTAAACTATTCCCTTCAGGCGCGATATCGACATCATGGAAACAAAAATATTCGACACCTAATTTTTCTAAAATCTCAAAAAAGGCCGCTACTCGATTTTTTGCGGTTTCCATTTCAGTCGCACCTAGCCACGTTCTTTGATTGACTGGTGAGCCGAATGGATCACTGCCATCTTGTGTCATGGTATGCCAGTAAGCAACAGCAAATCGTAAATGCTCCTTCATCGTTTGACCGGCAACTACCTCTTCTGGATTGAAATGGCGAAAAGCAAAGGGATTGGTTGTCGTTGTTCCTTCATATTGGATTTTTTCTATTTGTGGAAAATAGCTCATATCATATTCCTCCTAATTTATTCATTCTTTATTAGTTAGTTCATCTAACAAACTAACTTAACAAGCATATAGTATACGCTTTCATAATTATAGTCAAGTTATTTTTTTATTATTATCAAAGCATTTATATTCGAATGAAGTTAATTTATTTACTTTACAAAACGAAATAGCTATAGATAAATAACTAGAAAAATAATGAGATTACCAGTATACTTTAGAACGTATCCTCATTACATAATGAATAGGAAGTGATTTACTTTGAAAAATCCAACGTATACTCGACGGAGCCCAAATGAGTCTCTCTGTTTAGAATTGATTATGAATCAACCAGCTCTTTCCCGTGCAGAGCTTTCAGCCATAACTGGACTAACCAAAGCAACTGTGTCCTCCATTGTGAAAAAATTGATCGATGATCAACTAGTCATCGAGACCGGCATTGGAGAATCTAGTAATGTCGGTGGACGTAAACCGATCATTCTTCAATATAACGGAAAAGCTGGGCTCTCTATTTCCATTGACATCGGCTATAATTACATCCATGGTCTCCTTACTTATCTAGATGGGGAAGAGATCCAACATATCCAAAAAAAGCCAATCACATTAGATGAGGAAGCCATCCATCTATATCTTTCAGAAATCTTCACGTTATTTGAGCAACATCTTCCGACGACAGAATATGGGATTATTGGGGTAGCAATTGCCGTGCATGGCCCTGTCTACCAAGGTGAGCCAATTTTTGGCCCTCATTACAATTTCGATCACATTCCTTTTCGTAAAATAGCTGAAAAACTGAGAAACTATCCTGTCTATTTAGAAAATGAAGCAAATCTTGCAGCTTTAGGTGAGTATAGCTTTACCTCAGATTCGGAAAATCTTGTCAGTATCAATATGCACAGCGGCATTGGTGCAGGAATCGTCAAAAATGGGAATTTAGAGGTTGGTGCACATGGTTTTGCTGGTGAAATCGGTCATCAGATCATCGTGATGGACGGCAAGGAATGTCGCTGTGGCAACCGAGGTTGTTTGGAAATGTACGCTGCCAACAAAGTCTGCTACGATCGATTTGCTCAGAAAAAAAAGTTGGACTATGTCAATGCCATCATCCTTCGAGAATATGTTCAAAACCAAGATCGTGATGCATTACAAGTCGTGGAGGAAAATATCAACTACTTGACGATCGGTATCAACAACTTGATCGCCCATTATGACCCATCGATCATTATTTTGAATAGCTCACTTTATCGCGAAATACCTGATATGATCGAACAATTAAAAGGGAATCTGCACAATCATTTTTCGAATCAATTAGTCGTCCGCAACAGTTCCTTGAACGAAAAAGCGACACTTCTAGGAGGATTGGTCTTAAATCTCCAACATTTTTTAGAAATCAAACACCTGAAATTAAAATAATCATGAATCAATAAAAAAATCTGCCAAACCGGAAATCATTGAATTCCAGTTTGGCAGATTTTATCTAAATAAAGTACTCGTATCTTTAACTTGAAATTTTAAATAGTAAAAGAACAAAAATACCTTCTACAATTGATCAAACACTTCAACAACATGTTCCACTGTAAACTGATAATTTTGGATGATCGTTTCCCCAGGTGCGCTCGCGCCGAAACGATCAATCGCAATGATTGCCCCTGCTGTCCCTGTATAGCGCTCCCAGCCAAATGAAGCAGCCATTTCGATAGAAACACGTTTCGTCACTGCTTTTGGCAAAACACTTTCTTGATATTCCGCGGATTGTTGTTCAAACAAATCAAAACTTGGCATAGAAACCACTGAGACATCTTTTCCTTGTTCCGCCAATACTTTTTGCGCTTTAACAGCTAGATCCACTTCTGAACCTGTCGCGATCAAGATTCCTTCTGGTTGTTCCCCTTTAGCCGGAGACAAGACATAGGCACCTTTTTTAACCATATCATCTGCCACTTCTTTCGTTGTTGGAAGAACTGGTAGATTTTGACGACTCAAGACTAAGATCGTTGGTGTATCTGTGGATTCCATCGCTACTTTCCATGCCGCACGAGTTTCGTTCCCGTCCGCCGGACGTAAGACATGGACACCTGGCATACTTCTAACCGAAGCCAATTGTTCCACTGGCTCATGCGTCGGGCCATCTTCACCAACTGCCACAGAGTCATGGGTCAAGACATAAATGACTGGCGTGTTTTGGATCGCTGCTAAACGCACAGCTGGTCGCAAGTAATCCACAAAGACAAAGAATGTTCCCCCATAGATCCGGGTACCGCCATGCAATTGGATCCCGTTCATCGCTGATGCCATCGCAAACTCACGAACACCAAACCAAATGTTGCGGCCTTCATAGTGTTCAGGCGTGAAGTCTTTGTCTGCTGTGACCATCGTATTGTTTGATCCGGATAGATCGGCAGAACCACCCCAGAAACTTGGGATCGCTTTTGATAATTCTTGGATGACTTCTTTACTTGAGACACGACTGGCTTGGCTTTCGCCTTCATCGTATGTTGGAAGCTCTGCATCCCAATTCTCTGGTAATTTCCCAGCAAAGGCATCTTCGAATTGTTGCGCTAATTCTGGATACGCTGCTTTGTATGCTGCGAACATCTCACGCCAAGCATTTTCAGCTTTTTCGCCTTCTTCAACCATCGTTTGACGGAAGCGTTCCGCCACTTCTTCTGGTACGGTAAAGTCAGGGTATTCCCAACCATAGATCTCTTTGGCTTTTTGAATGCCTTCTAAGCCAAGTGGTGCGCCGTGGACCGCAGAAGTTCCTTGGTTTGGTGCACCAAATCCGATGACCGTTTTCACTTCGATCAATGTCGGTTTGTCTGTTTCGGCTTTCGCTTCTTCGATTGCTTTTGAGATGGCTTCTAAATCATTGCCGTCTTTGACCAAGAGATGTTGCCAACCGTAAGCTTCATACCGTGCGCCAACATTTTCAGTGAAGGCTTTTGAGGTTGGTCCATCTAAAGAAATATCGTTTGAATCGTATAAAACGATCAATTTACCAAGTTTCATATGACCAGCCATCGAACTTGCTTCTTGAGACACGCCTTCCATCAAGTCGCCATCGCCACATAACGCATAGGTATAATGGTCAACGACGTTGAATTGGTCTTTGTTGTAGGTCGCTGCTAGATGCGCTTCTGCCATTGCCATCCCCACAGCCATCGCGATCCCTTGACCTAAAGGACCAGTCGTTGCTTCGACGCCGTCCGTATGGTTGACCTCAGGGTGTCCCGGTGTTTTTGAATCCCATTGACGGAATTGTTTCAAGTCATCAATCGTCACTTGGTACCCTGCTAAGTGCAACAAGCTGTACAACATCGCTGAACCATGTCCCGCAGATAAGACAAAACGGTCACGGTCTGCCCAGTTTTTAGAAGTTTTCGGATTCACTTTCAAGTGTTTCGTCCAAAGGGCATAAGCCATTGGCGCGGCACCCATTGGTAACCCCGGATGTCCTGAATTTGCTTTTTGTACTGCATCAACACTCAATGTACGGATCGTATTCACACCAAGCTGATCTACTTTATCAAACAATATAATTCCTCCTTGTTCATTTCTATAAAATAATGTCCATTCCTTAAATTTCACTTTGAAAATAAGACAGAAGAATCAAAAATGAATGAGGCATTCTCGATTTTCCTGTCTTATTACTCGATGGTGACCGACTTTCTCACGACCTCTGATAAACGGTGTTCAAGGAGCAACACTTCGGTCATAAGTCAGAAACATCAAAAATGAAAAAGCCATTTTCGATGTTCCTGACTTATGCCTTAGTGCTGAACGCTCCTTTCACAACCTCTTTTTACCCGATCGTTTTCCCAGTCATTTCTTCATAATCGGTTTTCATGATTTCCCATGACTTTTCGATTTTTTCATCTAAACCAAACAAGCCACTGCGACCGACGATATAAATATCTGGTCCTGCTGCATCGATTCGTTTGAAGGATTTACGGTTAGAAGAGCCGTCCATTTCAATCACATAATTATACCCTTTTTCTTCGCGGAGTTCGCGTAAAGCAACGATTTTATCCAGTGTACTTTCAATAAACCGTTGTCCAGCAAATCCTGGATCGATCGTCATGATCGTGATTTTATCGACCAATTCGATGTATGGGAAGATGGCTTCGATCGGTGTCTCTGGGTTCAAAACGACGCCAGCTTTTAACCCTGCATCATGGATTTGATCGATCAAACGAAAAGCTAATCCATCTAATAGTTCGGCGTGCATACAGATCCATTCACACTTTTGCTCGATTAATTGATTCACCCAAAAACTTTGATCCTTAACCATTAAGTGCACAGACATTGGTAGATTACTGATTTTACGTACCTCGTCAATGAACCATGGAGATAACGTGATATTTGGTACATAATGACCATCCATGATATCGATATGGTAAGAATCGACATGATCATTTAAAAATTCGATTTGTTCTTTGAACTTATCTAAGTCCATCGTCATCAATGAAGGTGAAAATTCCACTTTTCCCATTTATTTGTTCCCTCCTTGAAAGCTTTCCCAGTCCGCCATGAATTGAGCAATCCCTTTATCTGTCAACGGATGGCTCCACAACGTCTGGTACAATGATGGCGGTACAGTAGCAATATGTGCACCAACTAAACTTGCTTTTTCCACATGTTCCGAAATGCGAACACTTGCTGCAATAATTTCTGTAGAAAACCCGTAAGTATCAAGTACTTCACGTAGTTTTGCGACAAGCTCGATCCCGCTCGTTCCGGTATCATCTAATCGTCCTAAAAATGGTGAAATAAATGTCGCACCTGCTTTTGCTGCTAGCAACCCTTGTGCCACAGAGAAAATCAATGTGACATTGGTCTTGATCCCCAATTTAGATAATTCGTTCGTCGCTTTCAATCCTTCTTCTGTCATAGGGATCTTGATCACAATGTTTTCCGCCCATTGGACGATTTCTTTCGCTTCTGCGACCATACCGTCTGCTTCCAAACTAGTCACTTCTGCTGAGACAGGTCCGTCAACGATCGAACAGATTTCTTTGATGACTTCTTCAAACACGCGTCCTTCTTTGGCAATGATCGTCGGATTAGTTGTCACCCCATCGACTAAACCTAGCGCATTGATTTTTTTGATTGCTGTTACATCTGCTGTATCTAGAAAAAATTTCATCGATTTTGCCCCTCTTTTTTACGCACTTATTTTAAAAAATCTGAATATCATCTAAACTGATATCTTCTTCCTCTTTCTCTACTACTAAATCCATTTCTTCTTCCGGCACGTTCTTTTTGATCACAGCTAAAACGACGGCTGTAACTAAGACGTTCACTAAGATCGCGATCACACCTGCCCATGGTCGAGACATCGTTGGGATCATCAAGACACCACCGAAAGGAACCGTTGCATCCGCACCTAAGATCATCGTTGTTGCACCACCAGCAAATCCACCGATAGCTGTTGCGACTACGCCACGTACGATATCGTTCATAACTAAAGGAATCACACCTTCAACGATATTGATGACACCCATTGGTACGGCTGATTTCAATGTTTCTACTTCCACTTTTGTATAGATATTCTTGCGGAACATTTTGGCGATAAAATAAGCTAACCCGAAACCGATCGGTGTGGCTGTATTCACCAATTGCAATGCGGTGATTGGGCCATTCACCCCTTCCGCTTGCATCGTCAAAACAAAGGCAAATACGGTTTTGTTGATTGGACCACCGTAGTCGATCCCACTTAATAAGCCGATCACACCACCAAAAATCAATAAGGAAGAATTGCCTAATCCATCTAAGAAATTCGTTAATAATAGCGTTAATGCTGCGATTGGCGCGCCAATGATATACACCATGACCAAGCCACCAACAATTGAAGCAATAAATGGAATAATCAATGTTGGCATCAATCCTTTTGCCCATTTTGGTACTTTGACATGTTTTAAAATACCTAAAACCAGATACCCTGCTAAGTAACCACCTAAAATCCCACCGATAAAACCAGCACCAATTGCATTTGCTGTTAAACCAATAATGAAACCTGGTGCGATCCCTGGTTTAGCTGCAATAGAATAAGAAATCCCAGTAGCGATCACAACTGGTAATAATCCTAAACCAGCACCACCCATCGTTGCTAATGCATCCCAAATCGAAAACTCTCCTTGTACAAGTGTTCCTTGACTTGTTCCGCCAAATGCCATGCCGATTGCAATTAAGAATCCGGCACCGCATACGATTGGAATCAAATATGAAATCGCTGTCAATAAATGTCCTTTTAAATTTAACTTTTTAATTGCCTCCATTTTTTTGTCTCCCCCATTCTGGTAATTATTGTTGTACGACTACTTCTTCTACTTTTTCAATCAACTTACTCGGTGATTTTACAGCAACTTCTGTCGGTACTTGTACGATTCGTTTTCCTTCAAAACGTTCACGACCACTGATTTTGACATCTACAGCTAAAATCACGACATCTGCTTGACTGATTTGCTCTGCCGTCAATTCATTTTCGATCCCGATCGTTCCTTGTGTTTCTACATGGATCTCATGCCCTGCCTTTTTTGCGGCATTCTCCAACTTTTCTTGCGCAATGTACGTATGAGCGATACCCACCGTACATGCTGCTACTCCAACGATTTTCATTTTTTTCTTCCTCCTCACTCTCTAGCCAAATGCAGCAACTACTTCATCGATTTCTCTTGCAGCAATCAAACGTTCCACCACTTCATCATTTCCTAACTTACGGGCAAATAAGGACAACAATTTTAAATGTTTTTGCGCGCCCTCCGTATCGTCTCCGACTGCAAACAAGATGATCCCTTTCACGCCCTTACCATCTAATGTTTCCCAAGGGATTTCATTTTCGGTCACCCCGATCGCCACACCGACCTTCTTCACATACGCACTTTTTCCATGTGGAATAGCGATATAATTACCGATCCCTGTTTGACCTTGCGCTTCTCGCAAATAAATATCTTTCACAAATGCTTCGACATCCGTAATGTATTCTTGTTCATATAAACGATTGGCTAATTCATACAAGACCTCATCTTTCGTTTTTCCGTTTAAGTTCGTTTTGATGATTGTTGGATCAATGATTTCTTTGATCTCCATTTTCCTCACTCCTCATTAGTTACTGACAACTTCCATTGCTTTTTCGATTAATTTGTTTGGTGATTTTACCGCGATCTCTGTTGGTACTTGGATGATTTTCTTTCCTTCGAAACGTTCCCGTCCACTGATCTTGACATCCACTGCTAGAATCACGATATCGGCTTGATCGATGGCTTCTTGTGGCAATTCATTTTCAATGCCGATCGTTCCTTGGGTTTCGACATGGATCTCATGACCCGCTTTTTTCGCTGCATTCTCTAATTTTTCTTGTGCAATATACGTATGGGCAATACCCACTGTACATGCTGCTACTCCAACGATTTTCATTATTGGTTCCTCCAATTTTTGATAGTATGTTTATCGTTCTGTGAAATTACCTGCTTTCAATTCATCTAGATAGTCAGGATCAGCCAGTTGTCGCATAAAATCAGCAAGCTGTCGTTTGACTGCCAGTGTTTCGTTTTCTGCTAGTAAGACAACGATGATCAATTCCACTTGTAAGATTCGTTCCGACCATTCAGTAATTGGCTGTTGGGGACGAATCACCCAGACCTGTGTTTTGGCTAACGCTGGATGTTCAAGATGAGGTAAAATCACGCCTTCCTCAATTTGGATATCTCCTACCGCTTCTCGTTGAAACAATGCCTGTTGGATCGCTTGTGCCTCTTCTTTTGAAGCAGGAAAGACATGTTGACTGACCCATTCATAGGTTTCTGCCTTTGACGTTAATGCAATCTGATCGAATGTTTCTACGAAATTATCTATCATGATAAATATCCTCGATTTTCTTTTGGATTCTTGACTGATCATCAGCGGTCAACATCGCACTAACGATCAAAGATTGAACAGGAAACGCTTCTTTCAACCCAACTGTCGTTAAAATCAACTCGATTCCTGGCGTCTTTTCTAACACCGATTGATAATTTTTAGTGCTGATCACATCCACGATCTCTAGTTCAGGAAATTTTTTGGCTAACTTCACCTTCAATAATTCAGAAGTCCCTACGCCTGTTGTACACATGATCAGTGTTTGGATCGGAAATTGGTGCGTCTCGATCATTCGTGCAAAATACAAGGTGATAAACCCGATCTCATCAGGTGTGATCGTTGGTAACTGAAACGTTTGACTCACCTGTTCCGACACTTCAGCAACAGCATTAAAAATCGTTTCATACGTTAATTGGATTTGATCCAACAAACTATTTTTCACTCTGATTTGA from Enterococcus mundtii includes the following:
- a CDS encoding ROK family transcriptional regulator, which gives rise to MKNPTYTRRSPNESLCLELIMNQPALSRAELSAITGLTKATVSSIVKKLIDDQLVIETGIGESSNVGGRKPIILQYNGKAGLSISIDIGYNYIHGLLTYLDGEEIQHIQKKPITLDEEAIHLYLSEIFTLFEQHLPTTEYGIIGVAIAVHGPVYQGEPIFGPHYNFDHIPFRKIAEKLRNYPVYLENEANLAALGEYSFTSDSENLVSINMHSGIGAGIVKNGNLEVGAHGFAGEIGHQIIVMDGKECRCGNRGCLEMYAANKVCYDRFAQKKKLDYVNAIILREYVQNQDRDALQVVEENINYLTIGINNLIAHYDPSIIILNSSLYREIPDMIEQLKGNLHNHFSNQLVVRNSSLNEKATLLGGLVLNLQHFLEIKHLKLK
- the tkt gene encoding transketolase; the protein is MFDKVDQLGVNTIRTLSVDAVQKANSGHPGLPMGAAPMAYALWTKHLKVNPKTSKNWADRDRFVLSAGHGSAMLYSLLHLAGYQVTIDDLKQFRQWDSKTPGHPEVNHTDGVEATTGPLGQGIAMAVGMAMAEAHLAATYNKDQFNVVDHYTYALCGDGDLMEGVSQEASSMAGHMKLGKLIVLYDSNDISLDGPTSKAFTENVGARYEAYGWQHLLVKDGNDLEAISKAIEEAKAETDKPTLIEVKTVIGFGAPNQGTSAVHGAPLGLEGIQKAKEIYGWEYPDFTVPEEVAERFRQTMVEEGEKAENAWREMFAAYKAAYPELAQQFEDAFAGKLPENWDAELPTYDEGESQASRVSSKEVIQELSKAIPSFWGGSADLSGSNNTMVTADKDFTPEHYEGRNIWFGVREFAMASAMNGIQLHGGTRIYGGTFFVFVDYLRPAVRLAAIQNTPVIYVLTHDSVAVGEDGPTHEPVEQLASVRSMPGVHVLRPADGNETRAAWKVAMESTDTPTILVLSRQNLPVLPTTKEVADDMVKKGAYVLSPAKGEQPEGILIATGSEVDLAVKAQKVLAEQGKDVSVVSMPSFDLFEQQSAEYQESVLPKAVTKRVSIEMAASFGWERYTGTAGAIIAIDRFGASAPGETIIQNYQFTVEHVVEVFDQL
- the alsE gene encoding D-allulose 6-phosphate 3-epimerase; this translates as MGKVEFSPSLMTMDLDKFKEQIEFLNDHVDSYHIDIMDGHYVPNITLSPWFIDEVRKISNLPMSVHLMVKDQSFWVNQLIEQKCEWICMHAELLDGLAFRLIDQIHDAGLKAGVVLNPETPIEAIFPYIELVDKITIMTIDPGFAGQRFIESTLDKIVALRELREEKGYNYVIEMDGSSNRKSFKRIDAAGPDIYIVGRSGLFGLDEKIEKSWEIMKTDYEEMTGKTIG
- the fsa gene encoding fructose-6-phosphate aldolase, which produces MKFFLDTADVTAIKKINALGLVDGVTTNPTIIAKEGRVFEEVIKEICSIVDGPVSAEVTSLEADGMVAEAKEIVQWAENIVIKIPMTEEGLKATNELSKLGIKTNVTLIFSVAQGLLAAKAGATFISPFLGRLDDTGTSGIELVAKLREVLDTYGFSTEIIAASVRISEHVEKASLVGAHIATVPPSLYQTLWSHPLTDKGIAQFMADWESFQGGNK
- a CDS encoding PTS fructose transporter subunit IIC; this encodes MEAIKKLNLKGHLLTAISYLIPIVCGAGFLIAIGMAFGGTSQGTLVQGEFSIWDALATMGGAGLGLLPVVIATGISYSIAAKPGIAPGFIIGLTANAIGAGFIGGILGGYLAGYLVLGILKHVKVPKWAKGLMPTLIIPFIASIVGGLVMVYIIGAPIAALTLLLTNFLDGLGNSSLLIFGGVIGLLSGIDYGGPINKTVFAFVLTMQAEGVNGPITALQLVNTATPIGFGLAYFIAKMFRKNIYTKVEVETLKSAVPMGVINIVEGVIPLVMNDIVRGVVATAIGGFAGGATTMILGADATVPFGGVLMIPTMSRPWAGVIAILVNVLVTAVVLAVIKKNVPEEEMDLVVEKEEEDISLDDIQIF
- a CDS encoding PTS fructose transporter subunit IIB, with the protein product MKIVGVAACTVGIAHTYIAQEKLENAAKKAGHEIHVETQGTIGIENELTAEQISQADVVILAVDVKISGRERFEGKRIVQVPTEVAVKSPSKLIEKVEEVVVQQ
- a CDS encoding fructose PTS transporter subunit IIA, with the protein product MEIKEIIDPTIIKTNLNGKTKDEVLYELANRLYEQEYITDVEAFVKDIYLREAQGQTGIGNYIAIPHGKSAYVKKVGVAIGVTENEIPWETLDGKGVKGIILFAVGDDTEGAQKHLKLLSLFARKLGNDEVVERLIAAREIDEVVAAFG
- a CDS encoding PTS fructose transporter subunit IIB, which translates into the protein MKIVGVAACTVGIAHTYIAQEKLENAAKKAGHEIHVETQGTIGIENELPQEAIDQADIVILAVDVKISGRERFEGKKIIQVPTEIAVKSPNKLIEKAMEVVSN
- a CDS encoding PTS sugar transporter subunit IIA, whose translation is MIDNFVETFDQIALTSKAETYEWVSQHVFPASKEEAQAIQQALFQREAVGDIQIEEGVILPHLEHPALAKTQVWVIRPQQPITEWSERILQVELIIVVLLAENETLAVKRQLADFMRQLADPDYLDELKAGNFTER